The DNA window TCTTGCTCCCTCTCCCTTAGGGGGAGGGCTGGGGTGGGGGAACCCCAAGATGTTTATTAACAGTCGACTAAACCAACTCAAGCGGAGAACCATCTAGCCATGCTTGACACACCTTGCCGATGGTATCAAAGCCTGTTTGCAACGAAAGCACCTTGCCTTCTTGAGACGGGCTATAACTGATATACGGCACGTATTCGCGCGTATGGTCCGAACCAGGCGCAGTGGGGTCACAGCCATGATCTCCCGTGATAATCAACAGATCATCGTCAGTCATCGCATCCAAGAACGGTTGAAGCTCCTTGTCGATAGCTTCAAGTTCGCGTCCGTAGCCCACGACATTGCGTCGATGGCCGTAGTTCATGTCGGTTTCCACAAGGTTGTTAAAAATCAACTGACGATCTGTAGACGCAGCCACACCATCGACCACGGCGTAATCAGGGAGAAGCGTCTTACGATTCACGAGATCCATCATGACCTGCATCCCATGCCGATTATCGGTGGTCTTGATGCTATGGGTAATCCCGACATCGCAGAAGATGTCTTTGATCTTGCCCACACCAATCACATGCGCACCGCTGCTTTCAAGCTCCACAAGAATGTTCCCCACTTCAGGAGGCGGAACGGCGTAATCACGACGCTTATACCCGATGCGTTTAAACCCAGAGGCCGCATCGCCTTCAAAGGGGCGAGCAATCACGCGGGAGAGTTCATCCTCTCCGCGTAAAATTTCACGCGCAATCTCACACCACTCGTAAAGCGTGTCAATGGAGGTCACATCGGTATGCGTCGCGATCTGCCACACACTATCCGCGCTGGTGTAAATAATGGGGTAGCCTGTTTTTAAATGCTCTTCCCCCAACTCTTCGAGAATCTTGGTACCGCTTGCAGCTTTATTGCCGAGAATCCCTTTACAGCCCGTTTTCTCAATAAAGGCGTTCACGAGTTCATCCCGAAAGCCATCAGGGTAGGTAGGAAAAGGCGTATTCAGAACCACCCCAGCCATTTCCCAGTGGCCTGTGGTGGTATCTTTCCCCTTGGATTTCTCCGCAAGCTTGGTGACCTGCGCGAGAGGAGCCTCCTGCACAGCAATTTGCGTGAGGGGAATAATGTTCCCCAACCCGAGGCGTTCAAGGGCAGGAAGAGCCAGCGGGGCGCAGTGGGCATCAATGTGCGCAAGG is part of the Candidatus Obscuribacterales bacterium genome and encodes:
- a CDS encoding phosphopentomutase, with the translated sequence LAHIDAHCAPLALPALERLGLGNIIPLTQIAVQEAPLAQVTKLAEKSKGKDTTTGHWEMAGVVLNTPFPTYPDGFRDELVNAFIEKTGCKGILGNKAASGTKILEELGEEHLKTGYPIIYTSADSVWQIATHTDVTSIDTLYEWCEIAREILRGEDELSRVIARPFEGDAASGFKRIGYKRRDYAVPPPEVGNILVELESSGAHVIGVGKIKDIFCDVGITHSIKTTDNRHGMQVMMDLVNRKTLLPDYAVVDGVAASTDRQLIFNNLVETDMNYGHRRNVVGYGRELEAIDKELQPFLDAMTDDDLLIITGDHGCDPTAPGSDHTREYVPYISYSPSQEGKVLSLQTGFDTIGKVCQAWLDGSPLELV